The Flavobacterium galactosidilyticum nucleotide sequence AACCATCAAGAAGAATGAAGATTTTTATATCAAGTTTTTTGAAACTTCTTTTGGTTTTGAACTTATAGGCAATCACGAATTTTATTACTTGGTTTCAAGTGAGACAAATGAAAACACTTCAAGAGATATTTCTATTTTCTTTTCAATTTTATGTTATGAACTTGACAAGGATGGAAAGAATTTTTTAGAGGAACTTAATTATTCAGAATTTTATATTGACGAAATTCTTGAATATTTTAAAAATTCATCGTGGTTAGATGTTATTAAGGCTAACAAGCAACTGTGCAATGAAGAGAGTTTAAAGCGACATATCGGAACTATGGTAAAAAGAAACATTGCTGTAAAACAAAGTAACGACAGATATTCATTTACAAAAGCACACAAATTATTTATTGACTTCGCAAAAGACTTAGTAAGGGACGATAAGAACGAACCCAATAGATAACCGCAAACACATTACCAAGTCACACAAGCCGAAACATAAATCAATATTTCATCAGAGTGTGTGTATAACCTCAACGACTATTTAAAATTAGAAGCATTCTACCCACCTCAATATCCATTCTCGAAAAGGCAAACCATTTTTTGCCCAGGTCTTTGAGTGACGCTCCGATATGGTAGAGTTCGGTATCGTCAATAATCAAAAAACGGTCGTGAGCATCGAAAAAAACCTCAATCTCTATTGGCGGATATTGGCTATTGTACCGTTGTACATCCAGCCGTAACTGATTTTTGATGTTTTTGGTATAGATTGTTGCGGTTACATTACCGCTTCGTTTGCCCAATAAGGTTAATACTGTGTCATCCACATAATTATCAAGCAGGATAATAGAACTTTTGGCATTGCGAATAATATCTGAAATAAAAGTGTAGGCATCAAAAACCTGCCCATCGTAGAAAACACCTTTTTCGCTTTGGAGCTTGTCGCTTTCCAAAGCCTTAAAAATATCTTCAAATTTTTGATCAGTTTCCAGTTGTTTCAACTCCATCCTGTCCAAACGATGAAAGAGGGAAGCATTGCTGATGAGCATTCTACGCATTGCTACAAAGGCTTCCATAATTTCAACACTGACTTTAACGGCAATTTCTGAACGAAGTACAGCAGAAAGCATTGCAACACCTTGTTCAGTAAAAACATAGGGCAAATAGCGTCTTCCGCCGTATTTTAAACTTGAGGTTCCAAATTGGAACCTCAAGTTTTCAAATTCATCTTCGGTCAGTTGAAAGCAAAAAGAAGCAGGAAACCTTTCAATATTTCTTTTTACAGCTTTGTTGAGGTTTTTTGTTTCCACCTGATATAAGGAAGCGAGGTCACTATCCAGCATCACTTGCTTGCCACGGATGGCATAAATCAGGTTCTTAATTTCCATCGGGCTAATAATAGGCTTATTTTCCATTACTTTTTGTAGCTTTTATTTTTCTCAAATTCAAAGGAGGTTTTGCAATCCTCATTCAACACGATATAAGCATCGAATTTCTTTCCGGCTTTGCTTTTCATTCCTTTGATAATGGAAGTTTTTCCTTTATTGACAAGATTTTCAATATCAGTAATGCTGATTTGTACGCCACACACATTGCGGAACTGTACCCAATTACAAACTTCATCAGGGCATTTAACAATCTTATCTCTAATAATCAGTTGCTTGGTTTTACATTTTGGGCAAATAAGTTGGGGCAGGTTTTCGTGAGCAATGGTAGTTTGCAACAATTCATTCGTAATAGATTTTGCATACGTTTCTATTTCCTTTTGAAATGCTTCGGCATCAGCTTCGTTATTTTCAATTTTCTGTAAAGCGAGTTCCCATTCGGCAGTCATTGCTACGTCCGCAATTTTTTGGTCTTTGACCAATTCATAAACCTGCAATCCTTTTTCAGTCGGGATTAAAGATTTCTTTTCTCTTTGGATATAATTTCGGGTAAACAACGTTTCAATTATTGATGCCCGTGTTGCAGGTGTGCCAATACCAATATTTTGCAAAGCTTTGCGTTCTTCTTCATTTTCTATCCCCTTTCCAGCAGTTTCCATAGCTGATAAAAGCCCAGCTTCAGTATATAGTGCAGGCGGTTTAGTTTGTTTTTCCAAAACGGAGGCTTCTTTTATTTTAAGTTCATCGCCCTTTTTCAGTTCGGGTAAATCCTGCAAAGGTTCGGTGTCATCATCTGCGAAACTTCCTTTTATCGAGCGCCAACCTGGTTCGGTTATCTTACAACCTTTTGCAGTAAAATCATAATGTATAGCTTGTAAAGCAACGTCGGTAATCTCTTTCGTACAAACTTGAGAAATCGCTTCCAGCAGTCGAAAAGCAATCATATCGTAAACTGTATTTTCTTTTGCATTTAATGCCGATGGAATTTTTTCGGTAATCAACAATGCGTGATGGTCGGTTACACGCAAATCGTTCACCATGCGTTTATTGAAACGTCCCCATTTTATTTTAGACAAGGCTTGTTTGCAATTTCCCCTGTCTTGTAGCGCTCTTACAAGATTGGGAATTTCAGCCCACACATCTTCGGGAATATATTTGCTTCCGGTACGAGGATAAGTGATGAATTTCTTTTCGTAAAGGCTTTGGGCAATGTTCAGCGTTTCTTCGGCAGAAAGATTTAGCTTTTTGTTGGCTTCTTTTTGCAAACCTGTCAAGTCAAAAAGCAAAGGTGGTTGTTCCGTTACGTTTTTGATTTCTACGGATGTAACCGTTGCAGTATTTCCGTTTCTTTCGATAGTTCTCGATGCATCGTCTGCCAGCTTTTTATCGTCCCATTTGGTTGTGGAAAGGCTTTTAAAACCAATCATTTCCTTGTTGTGCAACAATTGTATCTGATAATATTTCTTTATTGAGAATTTTTTGTTGTCGAGATAACGTTTGCAAATCAAGGCAAGCGTTGGTGTTTGTACTCTTCCGAGCGAATAAATCCCATTTCCTGCAACAATGCTCAATGCCTGCGTAGCATTAATGCCTACAAGCCAATCGGCACGGCTTCTGCCTTGTGCAGATTGATACAATCCGTCAAATTCTTTTCCGTTTTTGAGGTTATCAAAGCCTTGTTTAATTGCCTTTTCAGTAAGTGAACTTATCCATAATCTTTGAAAAGGTTTGTTGCATTTGAGGTATTCATAAATGTACCGAAAGATGAGTTCGCCTTCACGACCTGCATCAGTAGCTACAATTATGCTATCACATTGATTAAATACTTGCTCAATTATTTTCAATTGCTTTAATGCACCTGTATCAGCTACATAACTTTTGTCCTTTTTTACTTTACGAACGGTTAATAAAAATGGGTTGGGAAGTATCGGAAGTGAGGCTTTCTGAAAACCTGATATTCCGTAATCTTCGGGCATTCCTAATCCAATTAGGTGTCCAAATGCCCACGTAACACAATAGCCGTTGCCTGTCAGGTAACCATCTTTTTTTTCGGAAGCACTCAACAAGCCGGCTATTTCTCTTGCTACGCTTGGTTTTTCTGCAATTATTGCTTTCATATGAATATTTTTATTGTTTTCATTTGTCATATGGAATGCCCAAAAGCATTTCATAATTTACTACATTTTTCTGCCTTTAGATTTAGCAGGTGCTTGAGGTTTTTCCTGTTGCTCTTGCTGTTTTTTATCTTTTGGCGTTTGTTGTTTCGGTTGCAAAGGCTCTTTGATATTCTTTGTTGCTTCATTGGTTTTACCATCCGAATTAACCGCAGTTTGCGTTTTATGAGCTTCAGTAGGTTTTGCTTGTTCTTTGAGTTTACCGGGATTTTGAAAAGAAAAATTGGTTTTGTTGGTTTCCTTATTCAGCGTGATATAACCTTGATACGGCTTACCTTGCTTATCTGTCAAGCCATTGATGTAAATAGTCTGACCAGCTTTGAATTTATCGTATTGCTCATTATCCAATCCCTTACCTCTAAAAGTTCTCGGAACTTCATGCGAATTATTTTGCTGATTATTTTGTCCGTTGCTTTGCGTTTGCTGATTGGTATTGTCTCTATCGAATAGAAATTCAACATAACGTTTGTCTGCATTGAACTGTACCGTTGCTTCAAACTCAGTTCCCTTTTTTGAAATCATTCCCTCTAAATGAAGTGGTTTGCCGTCCATTAAAGTTTGTTTTTGCTCATCATTCAGTTTTACCCCTTTTATTTCATCGGGTATTTTTATGTATTCTATTTTTAGTGCAATCAATTCATTGGTTAACCTATCCACACTAATAATTGACGGAATGGTTTCGCCTGTTTTGGGGTTTTTCAAATCAACCACACGTCCCATATTTCCTGCATCGAGTAAGTTTTTCTTGTCTTCATCAGTAAACTTGTGTCCAAAGAATTCAAAATTTAAGTTCGGTTCTTTACGAATACCGTGAATGGCGACCACTACCTTACCTTCATCATTATGTTGCAAAGAAAGTCGGGCATCCATTCGGGTAACAGCAGTGCCGAGATTTAGGCTTACGGGTACAAGTTCATTGGTTTTAAAACCTTTCAATAAAGGTTCAAGTAGGTTCATTTTTTCAAGGCGTTCTTTGCCTAATCCAAGATTGTTCATTGTTTCCCAATCAATTTGTTCCAGCTTGTAACGGTATTCGTTATTTTCCGGTGCTTTTTGTGTTGTTTCCATATTATTTTGATTTTCTTGTTTATGTTCAGGCTCAACTTTTACTTCATCTTTTTTCATTTGTTTTTCGCCTCGTGGAGTAGGATGGTCTACCTGTTTTGAAATTCTTTTGCTTTTTCTAAGGCTTTATCGGCTGGTACTTTGAAGAATGTAAATTTGGTAGGATCTTTTAGCTGTCTGTAAAAATTTGAGAAGAAATTAGAAATCAAATCACCCTGTTTGTCCACCCGCATAAATTCGCTTTGGTTCTTTTTTGTGGGATCAACGGTTTCCATTTTTCCGTTTTTGTCGATACTTTTTACAGCTTGGATTTTCATTTTCTCTTTATCCAGTACCAACAATATGTCCGATAATTGTTCGGGAGCTTCTTGTTTATTTGTAGTTTCTTCGCTCATAATCTGAAAATTTTAAGATTTCAATGCCGAAAATAAAAGAAGCGTTTACTGCATTGCACTAAGTGGCATTCAAAGGCAGTATTTGTCGTTTAATGGCATTTATTTAGGTGTCGGAGGATTAAAACTCTCTCTTATAAATTGATGAACATCCGACAATTTGTAATACAATTTTCCGCTTATGGTATAATAAGGCAGTTTCCCGTTAGAGCGGTAACGTTGCAATGAACGATTGCTGATTTTAAGCATTTGAAGCAAATCCTGATTGTCGAGCAATTCCTCGCCATCAATACTATTTCGTTTCTTTTGAAAGTCTTCGATATGATCGCCAAGCATATCAAGCCTGTCCATTAGGCGTTCCATCCACGCCAAAAATTCCATTCTGTCAATATTCATAGGATTATACTTTTAAGGGTTCGTACCTATTTTTTATCTGTCTTTAGTTTCCTGCCTTTTTCGATATAGCTTTTGCCTGTTGCTATAAGTTCCTTTACATACTCATCACTGCTTTGAACAGCATTGGCATTGAGCATATCTTTGATAGCACCAATCGTGTAGAAGTATTGTCCATAGATTTTTGAATAAGCAATCTCACCTTTGGTACGCATACGCCAAAGCGTTTTTTCGCTAATGTGCAGGTATTGACATACCTCGTGATTGTTGAGCCACAGGTCATCATAATTGGTCACTTCCAATCTTTTCAGATAATCAGCGATAGCAGTGATACGATTGTTTAGCTGATCCCACGCTTCTTCTTCAATGGTTATTATTTTCATTGCATAACTTTTAAAGTTTACTATGCAAAGTTGAAAAGAGTGGCAGAGTTTGTCTGCCAAGCCTTGCCAATTGGTTTGGCGGTTTTTTGAAAATTTTTACAATTAGGGAAAGCCTTATCAGTAAAGGATTTTAGGGGATTTTGATTGTTTAACAATAGTATTTTCCAAACTTTACCAATTGGTTGATATGGGCAAAAAAAAAGCAGTACGATGATGTACTGCTTTGAAATGATAGCTCAATTAAACTAAAGGTCTTTATCCATATATTCTTCAAGAGAAAACTTAAGCTGGTCTAAAAATGAAGTCCTGGAACCACTTCGGGTTTTCATTCTATGGAAAGCGTGATGTAGGTCGCCGAGAGGAATACGGAAAAGTATTTGAAACATCAGACTAATTTTTCGGATACCGATTTTTCCGTGAGAAATTACGCCCGAAGCATAAAGGGCATATATCAATTCGATTATAGCATTTTTGCTATCTGTCCAAAATATATCTTTGGAACTTTCCGGCTTTTGCAATATCACATCGGGGTTTTCATCGGGGTTGATTTTTGTGAGCAGATAAGTGTAGAGCAAATCATTGGAGATAATCCTTGCCGTTTTATAATCGAAGAAAGTCGAGAATTCCGAATCTATTTCAAATACAATGCTGTTAAGCCCATCGTGGTAGTTAATGTTTCCACGTTTGAAGTAGTTATCATCACGGTCTGTCCGTCCTGAACGGTAATATCTGTAAAAATCCGAATTACAGAGGTGTTCAATGTATTCCCGTTTTAGATTTGCCAACTGTCCAGAAAAATAACTGTAATACATTTTACCGTTACTGACAGGGCAAGTGGTTTCAATGCGATATATCTTATTATAATAAATCAGCTTACCGAGTATTTGGGGTTTAATACAACGAAAAAAATGGATTTCTTCCTCATCGTTTTTAAACCCTTCCTCAATAAGGTATTTCTTAACTGAACCTAAAAGATCTTGAAGATACAGGGTCATTTCATAAGCCTCATCAATCAATCTTTTGCTTTGTGATAAAATCTTATCCTCGTTATTGTGAATTTCTAAAAGGATTTTGTCTAAAGAATATTTCATAGCTAATAAATTTTGTGATGCTTGCCAAATTTGAGATTTGGTTTACGTCTAATTAATTCACAAAATTTCAAACATTTAATGATAATAATTCCACAGTTTCACCCCACTGGGGAGAAATTTTTTCTAACGATGAAGACAAAAGAACCATCAAAATTCCTAAAAATTATAATAGTTAGGTCGTGAAAAGGAGTTTTAAATCACATAGATTTATTATATTTGCTACTGATTTACAAAGAAATTGAGTAAAAATGAATGCAATGAGCACCATTACTAAATCGTTACCGACAACGATTTCCAACAGTGTAAACCCCTCTATTTAAGCTCCTTTTTGCTACATTAATTTTTTTTTGAAAAAAAAGAAAAGGATTTTCACTGCTATCTGGGCTAGGATTTAGTGCTTGCCATGCGCCTTTGTTTTCAGAATCAATATTGGAAATAATTCTTAATATCGTTGTTTAAAATCTGCGTTTATCCGTTTGATCTGCGTTACCAGCATTCTAATTCAATTTGAAATACTTTGTTTTAATTGCTTCATTGGTGGCTTTGGTTTGCATTGCAGTAAAATTGGTCCAAATATTAACTTTGTCGCTTTCCAACTTTTACGCTATTTTTGTATAAAAATTTACAAATGAGAACTCTTTTGCTTTTTGTTTTTTTAGTGCAAACACATTTAGGTTTTAGTCAAGAAAAATTTAATATTTTGGATGTTATTAAATTCCAAAACGAATTAAATCAGGAATATGCTGATGCTAAAACGAGTCCCTTAATGACTGAAGATTTAGCGACATTCAAAACCTTAGATTTTTTTCCAGCGAACGAAAAGTTCTTTGTCGTGGCTAAATTTGTACGAACAAAAAAGGAGAAGCCTTTTGAGATGAAAACATCAACAGATAGAAAACCAATGTACGTGAAATATGGAGAAGTTTTTTTTACGATTGACGGATCCAACCTTAAATTGAATGTGTACAAGAACATTGCACTTTCGAAACAAGAAAAATACAAAGATCATTTGTTTCTGCCTTTTTCAGATTTAACATGTGGCAACGAAAGCTATATTGGAGGGAAATACATCGATTTGAAAATTCCTAAAGCAAACAGCATTGTGATTGATTTCAATACATCTTATAATCCCTATTGTGCATATAATCACAAATATTCTTGTCCAATAGTTCCTCTCGAAAATGATTTGAATATTGAAATAAAAGCGGGAGTCAAAAAGTTTCACCACTAATGGATTTTTTTAATCTGCATACTCATAAAGGAACCAATCAAGTGCATGTTTTGGAATTAGTGAATCAATATCCGCAGGAATTTGATGCTGGTATTCCCTATTATTCTATTGGAATTCATCCTTGGTATATTGTTCAAGATAGATTGGAAGCTGATTTGAGAATTGTTGAAAGCAAATTAAAAGAACCCAATTGTCTCGCTATTGGTGAATGTGGATTAGATAAAAGAATAGCGATTACAATTGAATTGCAACAGAGGGTTTTCGAGAAACAATTACTTTTGGCACAAAAATATAATAAACCCGTTATTATACATTGTGTAGCTGCTTTTCAGGAATTGATTGTTGTCAAGAAGAAAATAAATATTTCGGTTCCAATGATCATTCATGGATTTTCTAAAAACGAACAAGTTGCTAAACAATTATTAGATAACGGATTTTATCTTTCCTTTGGTAAATATTTATTGCAATCCAAAAGCTCAGGTACAGCATTAGAAGCAGTTTTTAAAAATGTTCCAAATAACCGAATTTTTCTGGAAACGGATACAGTTAATGACGGAATTGAGAGCGTTTATAAATTAGCTGCGCAAATTAAAGGAGTTCCACTTGTAGAAATGCAAGAAATAATAAATAGAAATTTTAGATCAGTTTTTGACAAATCAAACGATTAGCGCGATAATTGAGTGTATAAAAAATAAAATAAAGATAGTATAGAATGGCAGAGTGGACAGAAAGAAGCGAACTTTTATTTAAGAAAGAAGGTTTAGATAATTTACAAAAGGCACATGTTTTAGTTGTTGGATTAGGAGGCGTGGGATCATTTGCAGCTGAATTTTTAGCTAGAGCAGGAGTAGGAGCGATGACTATTGTAGATGGTGATGTAGTTGATATTACGAATATAAACCGACAATTGCCAGCTTTGCATTCTACCGTTGGGCGACCAAAAGTAACTATTGTTGGTGATCGACTAATGGATATCAATCCCGAATTAAAACTCACACGTGTAGAAGAATTTCTTTCGCCTGAGCGTGCTTTTGAAATTGTTACTGAAGAATTTGACTATGTTTTGGATTGTATTGATAGCGTGACTCCAAAATTGAATTTAATCATTGGCGCAAAGCGAAAAAGAGTAAAAATTATAAGTAGTATGGGCGCTGGTGGAAAAATGGAAGCTGCGAAAGTAAAAGTAACCGATATCAGTAATACGGTAAATTGCTTTTTAGCAAAAACCATTAGAAGACGATTAAAAGAAGTTAAAATCGATAAACTGAAAGTCGTTTTTTCGTCAGAAATACAAGATGATGCTAGTTTAAAAATGACGGACGGATCTAATTATAAAAAATCATTTTACGGAACTAACAGTTATATGCCTGGATTATTTGGTTTATACGCTGCGGAAACTGTAATTCGATATTTGCTTAAGAAATAATGTTCGGTTTTTTAGTCTTTGTTTCAAATAGTAAAACTCACAATTCACAATTCACAACTCAAAACTCACAATGATACAAACCGTAATTTTCGACATGGATGGTGTAATCGTCGATACAGAACCTGTACACCGTTATGCTTATTTCAAACAATTTGAAGAACTAAGCATTGATGTAACCGAGGAAATGTACACTTCTTTTACAGGTTTCTCGACTCGAAATACATTTCAGAAATTGAAAGAAATTTTTACTATCAATCAGGAAGTAGAAGATCTGATTCAAAGGAAACGAACAATTTTTAATGATGCTTTTGACAGTAAAGAAGATCTAGAATTATTAGAAGGAGTAGAAAACCTAATAAAAGAATTACATCATAACGGAGTACAACTAATAGTAGCCTCTTCAGCCTCCAAAGTTACAATAGAGCGTGTTTTTAGACGTTTTAAATTGCATGACTATTTTACGCATGTAGTAAGCGGTGAGGATTTTCCTAAGTCAAAACCGCATCCAGCTATTTTTGAACATGCCGCTAGTTTGTCTATTGCTCCAAAAGAAAATTGTATTGTAATTGAAGATAGCACTAACGGAATCAAAGCTGCAAAAGCGGCAGGAATTTTTTGTGTGGGCTATAACAGCATTCATTCTGAAGCGCAAGATTTATCTGAAGCTAATGTGGTTATAAACCATTTTAATGAGTTAAATTTCAATAAAGTAACGAA carries:
- a CDS encoding condensin complex protein MksE gives rise to the protein MYPDKHKEIVTSLMEGKFITVEELLFETIKKNEDFYIKFFETSFGFELIGNHEFYYLVSSETNENTSRDISIFFSILCYELDKDGKNFLEELNYSEFYIDEILEYFKNSSWLDVIKANKQLCNEESLKRHIGTMVKRNIAVKQSNDRYSFTKAHKLFIDFAKDLVRDDKNEPNR
- a CDS encoding type IA DNA topoisomerase, producing MKAIIAEKPSVAREIAGLLSASEKKDGYLTGNGYCVTWAFGHLIGLGMPEDYGISGFQKASLPILPNPFLLTVRKVKKDKSYVADTGALKQLKIIEQVFNQCDSIIVATDAGREGELIFRYIYEYLKCNKPFQRLWISSLTEKAIKQGFDNLKNGKEFDGLYQSAQGRSRADWLVGINATQALSIVAGNGIYSLGRVQTPTLALICKRYLDNKKFSIKKYYQIQLLHNKEMIGFKSLSTTKWDDKKLADDASRTIERNGNTATVTSVEIKNVTEQPPLLFDLTGLQKEANKKLNLSAEETLNIAQSLYEKKFITYPRTGSKYIPEDVWAEIPNLVRALQDRGNCKQALSKIKWGRFNKRMVNDLRVTDHHALLITEKIPSALNAKENTVYDMIAFRLLEAISQVCTKEITDVALQAIHYDFTAKGCKITEPGWRSIKGSFADDDTEPLQDLPELKKGDELKIKEASVLEKQTKPPALYTEAGLLSAMETAGKGIENEEERKALQNIGIGTPATRASIIETLFTRNYIQREKKSLIPTEKGLQVYELVKDQKIADVAMTAEWELALQKIENNEADAEAFQKEIETYAKSITNELLQTTIAHENLPQLICPKCKTKQLIIRDKIVKCPDEVCNWVQFRNVCGVQISITDIENLVNKGKTSIIKGMKSKAGKKFDAYIVLNEDCKTSFEFEKNKSYKK
- a CDS encoding HAD family hydrolase, coding for MIQTVIFDMDGVIVDTEPVHRYAYFKQFEELSIDVTEEMYTSFTGFSTRNTFQKLKEIFTINQEVEDLIQRKRTIFNDAFDSKEDLELLEGVENLIKELHHNGVQLIVASSASKVTIERVFRRFKLHDYFTHVVSGEDFPKSKPHPAIFEHAASLSIAPKENCIVIEDSTNGIKAAKAAGIFCVGYNSIHSEAQDLSEANVVINHFNELNFNKVTNIDSKLRSN
- a CDS encoding helix-turn-helix domain-containing protein, whose product is MKIITIEEEAWDQLNNRITAIADYLKRLEVTNYDDLWLNNHEVCQYLHISEKTLWRMRTKGEIAYSKIYGQYFYTIGAIKDMLNANAVQSSDEYVKELIATGKSYIEKGRKLKTDKK
- a CDS encoding DUF1684 domain-containing protein, which translates into the protein MRTLLLFVFLVQTHLGFSQEKFNILDVIKFQNELNQEYADAKTSPLMTEDLATFKTLDFFPANEKFFVVAKFVRTKKEKPFEMKTSTDRKPMYVKYGEVFFTIDGSNLKLNVYKNIALSKQEKYKDHLFLPFSDLTCGNESYIGGKYIDLKIPKANSIVIDFNTSYNPYCAYNHKYSCPIVPLENDLNIEIKAGVKKFHH
- a CDS encoding TatD family hydrolase, giving the protein MDFFNLHTHKGTNQVHVLELVNQYPQEFDAGIPYYSIGIHPWYIVQDRLEADLRIVESKLKEPNCLAIGECGLDKRIAITIELQQRVFEKQLLLAQKYNKPVIIHCVAAFQELIVVKKKINISVPMIIHGFSKNEQVAKQLLDNGFYLSFGKYLLQSKSSGTALEAVFKNVPNNRIFLETDTVNDGIESVYKLAAQIKGVPLVEMQEIINRNFRSVFDKSND
- a CDS encoding RteC domain-containing protein, with the protein product MKYSLDKILLEIHNNEDKILSQSKRLIDEAYEMTLYLQDLLGSVKKYLIEEGFKNDEEEIHFFRCIKPQILGKLIYYNKIYRIETTCPVSNGKMYYSYFSGQLANLKREYIEHLCNSDFYRYYRSGRTDRDDNYFKRGNINYHDGLNSIVFEIDSEFSTFFDYKTARIISNDLLYTYLLTKINPDENPDVILQKPESSKDIFWTDSKNAIIELIYALYASGVISHGKIGIRKISLMFQILFRIPLGDLHHAFHRMKTRSGSRTSFLDQLKFSLEEYMDKDL
- a CDS encoding ORF6N domain-containing protein, which produces MENKPIISPMEIKNLIYAIRGKQVMLDSDLASLYQVETKNLNKAVKRNIERFPASFCFQLTEDEFENLRFQFGTSSLKYGGRRYLPYVFTEQGVAMLSAVLRSEIAVKVSVEIMEAFVAMRRMLISNASLFHRLDRMELKQLETDQKFEDIFKALESDKLQSEKGVFYDGQVFDAYTFISDIIRNAKSSIILLDNYVDDTVLTLLGKRSGNVTATIYTKNIKNQLRLDVQRYNSQYPPIEIEVFFDAHDRFLIIDDTELYHIGASLKDLGKKWFAFSRMDIEVGRMLLILNSR
- a CDS encoding DUF3945 domain-containing protein: MKKDEVKVEPEHKQENQNNMETTQKAPENNEYRYKLEQIDWETMNNLGLGKERLEKMNLLEPLLKGFKTNELVPVSLNLGTAVTRMDARLSLQHNDEGKVVVAIHGIRKEPNLNFEFFGHKFTDEDKKNLLDAGNMGRVVDLKNPKTGETIPSIISVDRLTNELIALKIEYIKIPDEIKGVKLNDEQKQTLMDGKPLHLEGMISKKGTEFEATVQFNADKRYVEFLFDRDNTNQQTQSNGQNNQQNNSHEVPRTFRGKGLDNEQYDKFKAGQTIYINGLTDKQGKPYQGYITLNKETNKTNFSFQNPGKLKEQAKPTEAHKTQTAVNSDGKTNEATKNIKEPLQPKQQTPKDKKQQEQQEKPQAPAKSKGRKM
- a CDS encoding tRNA threonylcarbamoyladenosine dehydratase, coding for MAEWTERSELLFKKEGLDNLQKAHVLVVGLGGVGSFAAEFLARAGVGAMTIVDGDVVDITNINRQLPALHSTVGRPKVTIVGDRLMDINPELKLTRVEEFLSPERAFEIVTEEFDYVLDCIDSVTPKLNLIIGAKRKRVKIISSMGAGGKMEAAKVKVTDISNTVNCFLAKTIRRRLKEVKIDKLKVVFSSEIQDDASLKMTDGSNYKKSFYGTNSYMPGLFGLYAAETVIRYLLKK
- a CDS encoding helix-turn-helix domain-containing protein, translated to MNIDRMEFLAWMERLMDRLDMLGDHIEDFQKKRNSIDGEELLDNQDLLQMLKISNRSLQRYRSNGKLPYYTISGKLYYKLSDVHQFIRESFNPPTPK